A genome region from Glutamicibacter arilaitensis Re117 includes the following:
- a CDS encoding ISL3-like element ISAar13 family transposase: MFKDTGGNDAASILLNLTDYRVIDATQEPAGRQVLIEPKATEAACPTCGVITTRIHARPVHRVKDLPTGGNDIKVLVRKRRMACQETACERRSFVQTTEQLPLRARITTRLSQKLVDEMSCELRAVSRVASAYQVSWPTVMARANMVGELVGNVDRMFIRRLGIDEHRFRKVRYARGRTGKVVRIEPWSIVFTDLDTGKILDIVDGRRCAAVKKWLKSRPRYWRQRVQYVAIDMSAEFRKAVRENLPKAKISVDHFHVIQRANLMITQVRRRRSHEVLQRRGRAADPAYKYRKLLTCNLENLSIRQVERLKLILEADPELGVIYGIKEHVRELLKTRDIHDFQSRWAVLEKSVKTTKMVEAKSLFRTLTAWRRELLVFIRTRLTNARSEAANLTAKNLKRIGRGYRNHGHYRVRILLYTAGLRPC, from the coding sequence GTGTTTAAGGATACCGGTGGAAACGACGCTGCGTCGATTCTTCTCAACCTCACTGACTACCGCGTCATCGACGCAACCCAAGAACCAGCCGGACGACAAGTCCTTATCGAGCCCAAAGCCACAGAGGCAGCCTGTCCAACTTGTGGGGTGATCACCACCCGCATCCACGCCAGACCAGTGCACCGGGTCAAAGACCTCCCAACCGGTGGCAACGACATTAAGGTCCTGGTGCGCAAACGCCGGATGGCCTGCCAAGAGACCGCCTGCGAACGCCGCTCGTTCGTGCAAACCACCGAACAGCTACCGTTGAGGGCCAGAATCACTACCAGGCTCTCTCAAAAGCTCGTGGACGAGATGAGCTGCGAACTGCGAGCCGTGTCCAGGGTCGCTTCTGCGTACCAAGTTTCCTGGCCAACCGTGATGGCAAGAGCGAACATGGTCGGTGAGCTTGTAGGCAACGTGGACCGCATGTTCATCCGCCGCCTCGGTATTGATGAGCACCGTTTTCGTAAGGTCCGCTACGCACGCGGCCGCACCGGGAAAGTGGTCCGTATTGAGCCGTGGTCTATTGTCTTCACCGACCTGGATACCGGAAAAATTCTAGATATTGTGGACGGACGACGCTGTGCAGCGGTGAAGAAGTGGTTGAAGTCCCGGCCACGGTACTGGCGTCAACGAGTACAGTACGTGGCCATTGACATGTCTGCTGAGTTCCGCAAAGCGGTGCGGGAGAACCTGCCGAAAGCAAAGATCAGCGTGGACCATTTTCATGTCATTCAGCGGGCGAATCTCATGATTACTCAGGTGCGCCGGCGTCGCTCCCACGAGGTGCTCCAGCGCCGAGGAAGGGCCGCTGATCCGGCCTACAAGTATCGGAAACTGTTGACCTGCAATTTGGAGAACTTGTCGATTAGGCAAGTTGAGCGGCTGAAGTTGATCCTTGAAGCAGATCCTGAGCTGGGCGTGATTTATGGGATTAAGGAACACGTGCGGGAGCTGTTGAAAACCAGGGATATCCATGATTTTCAATCGAGGTGGGCGGTGCTGGAGAAATCGGTGAAGACAACGAAAATGGTGGAAGCGAAGTCGTTGTTCCGGACGCTGACTGCGTGGAGGCGCGAGTTGCTGGTGTTCATTCGTACGCGGTTGACGAATGCTCGGAGCGAGGCGGCGAACCTGACGGCGAAGAACTTGAAACGGATCGGTCGGGGTTATCGGAATCATGGTCATTACCGGGTCAGGATATTGTTATACACGGCGGGGCTACGGCCGTGCTGA
- a CDS encoding hydroxymethylpyrimidine/phosphomethylpyrimidine kinase yields the protein MTNTNTASPAMTLTIAGSEATGGAGAQADLKTFQELGTYGIVALTCIVSFDPKDSWNHRFVPVEQQVIADQLEAIQTCYEDKLGTVKLGMMGSPATINTVATALKSQKWDNVLLDPVLICKGQEPGHALDTDEALKANLLPLATFVTPNHFEAEQLSGIKITTESDLIEAAKKIHEVSGAAVLAKGGVRIAGEDAIDVFYDGTTLEVLREKKIGEVAVSGAGCSLAAAVTAELAKGATPLEAARTAKAFVTEGIRNRVSGNTPFDALWQGGRR from the coding sequence ATGACTAATACAAACACTGCCTCCCCAGCCATGACCTTGACTATCGCTGGGTCCGAAGCCACCGGCGGCGCAGGCGCCCAGGCCGACTTGAAGACATTCCAGGAACTGGGAACCTACGGCATCGTGGCCTTAACCTGCATCGTCTCCTTTGACCCTAAGGATTCGTGGAACCATCGCTTCGTCCCTGTTGAGCAGCAGGTCATCGCAGACCAGCTGGAAGCTATCCAGACCTGCTACGAAGACAAGTTGGGGACCGTAAAGTTGGGCATGATGGGCTCGCCCGCAACGATTAATACCGTTGCTACCGCACTGAAATCCCAGAAATGGGATAACGTCCTGCTCGATCCCGTGCTGATTTGCAAGGGCCAGGAACCAGGCCACGCACTGGATACCGACGAAGCGCTCAAGGCAAACCTGTTGCCGCTGGCTACCTTCGTCACCCCAAACCACTTCGAAGCGGAACAGCTTTCGGGAATCAAGATCACCACCGAAAGTGATCTGATCGAGGCTGCCAAGAAGATCCATGAGGTCTCCGGCGCAGCTGTCCTGGCCAAGGGCGGGGTTCGTATCGCGGGCGAAGATGCCATCGATGTCTTCTACGATGGCACCACCTTGGAAGTTCTGCGTGAAAAGAAGATCGGCGAAGTCGCGGTCTCAGGTGCAGGTTGTTCGCTAGCTGCTGCAGTAACTGCAGAGCTGGCCAAGGGAGCTACCCCATTGGAGGCTGCCCGCACTGCCAAGGCTTTTGTTACTGAAGGCATCCGAAATCGCGTTTCTGGCAATACCCCGTTTGATGCGCTCTGGCAGGGCGGACGCCGCTAA
- a CDS encoding TetR/AcrR family transcriptional regulator gives MTTQPRTEKGRQTQAKLLATALECFAQDGYKASSMRAIASNAGVSLSHAYYYFKSKEDIVAQLLLNLRKEQYDQCSGILDEGNTLETNIRTVLDAGVRTLSGYHDFGPPFLRLLLSRDLSNDEISSIELELWEKVVSGSRPLPPLGIRRDLPKFLLLVSRQVFSAWAFDQSPQQRRSRLLMKNMAPVVAKFAVLCRLPVVRSLFEDVLALMDPGPAEIAEAAVPKPVPLRKQKAS, from the coding sequence ATGACCACGCAACCTCGCACCGAAAAAGGTCGTCAGACCCAAGCCAAGCTTTTAGCGACCGCTCTGGAGTGCTTCGCCCAGGACGGCTACAAAGCTTCGAGCATGCGCGCCATTGCCTCAAACGCAGGGGTTTCCCTGTCCCATGCGTACTACTACTTCAAGTCCAAAGAGGACATTGTGGCTCAGCTGCTGCTGAACCTGCGCAAGGAGCAATACGACCAATGCTCTGGAATCCTCGATGAGGGAAACACCCTCGAAACCAACATCCGCACAGTACTCGACGCCGGTGTACGAACACTTTCCGGCTACCACGATTTCGGCCCGCCATTCCTGCGCCTGTTGCTCTCACGCGATCTCAGCAATGACGAAATTTCAAGCATTGAATTAGAACTATGGGAGAAGGTTGTGTCCGGGTCCCGCCCGCTGCCCCCGTTGGGCATCCGCCGTGACTTGCCAAAGTTCTTGTTACTGGTCTCCCGCCAGGTCTTTTCAGCGTGGGCCTTCGACCAGTCCCCACAGCAACGACGTTCCAGACTTCTCATGAAGAACATGGCTCCAGTGGTGGCCAAGTTTGCGGTGCTCTGCCGCTTACCAGTAGTGCGTTCCCTTTTTGAAGATGTCCTGGCACTCATGGACCCTGGACCTGCAGAAATTGCTGAAGCTGCGGTCCCGAAACCGGTACCGCTGAGAAAGCAAAAAGCCTCTTAG
- a CDS encoding queuosine precursor transporter, translating into MGDSNADNKLIRTKSAVFASAGSPYFSTVLTMMGAVVILSNIGASKGVSFGPLITDGGFFLFPLAYILGDVISEVYGLKAARRSILVTFALAFFAVFCFWVMIQLPSAEFYDGQEALERTLGPIWQIVVASACGFLVGQLANSWVLVKLKERSGERGLILRLIGSSGVGEFLDTLIFCAIAAPVIGIADAPSFINYVAVGFVYKTAVEIIFVPVTSVVIRWFKKREPSYGETVATS; encoded by the coding sequence ATGGGCGACTCCAACGCCGACAACAAACTGATCCGAACCAAGAGTGCGGTATTCGCTTCTGCCGGTTCTCCCTACTTCTCCACGGTCCTCACCATGATGGGTGCGGTCGTGATTCTTTCGAATATTGGCGCTTCGAAAGGCGTCAGCTTCGGACCACTCATTACTGACGGCGGGTTCTTCCTCTTCCCGCTGGCCTACATTCTGGGCGACGTCATTTCCGAAGTCTATGGATTGAAGGCAGCGCGCCGCTCAATTCTGGTGACTTTTGCTTTGGCGTTCTTCGCCGTGTTCTGTTTCTGGGTCATGATCCAGCTGCCCTCGGCTGAGTTCTATGACGGGCAAGAAGCCCTGGAACGGACCCTTGGCCCAATCTGGCAAATTGTCGTTGCCTCCGCTTGCGGATTCCTGGTGGGCCAGCTTGCCAACTCCTGGGTGCTGGTTAAACTCAAGGAACGCTCGGGGGAGCGCGGACTGATTCTCCGATTGATCGGATCCAGCGGCGTGGGAGAATTCCTCGACACCCTGATTTTCTGCGCTATTGCTGCGCCGGTAATCGGCATCGCCGACGCACCCAGCTTCATTAACTATGTCGCGGTGGGCTTTGTCTATAAGACCGCCGTGGAGATTATATTTGTGCCGGTGACGTCAGTAGTCATCAGATGGTTCAAAAAGCGTGAACCAAGCTATGGCGAAACGGTAGCCACCAGCTAA
- a CDS encoding ABC transporter ATP-binding protein: MTIGYPNRVICRPINLQLARGTGLGIIGANGSGKSTLVRTILGHLPPIEGTVEFQGLPVDDSSAHFRRTVAVQVTDGAFFEELTVREHLEMVARGHGVAEWGQAVQNELDFFEFSTVSDHLPNELSSGQRRKVLLAACLIRPAELVILDEPEQRLDLRIRNKLYQRLAAIRANGTSVFAVTHDPLMLRSCMEQVLLLDEDEGQLLDPDSGAQWLER, translated from the coding sequence TTGACCATCGGCTATCCCAACCGCGTGATTTGCAGGCCGATAAACCTGCAACTGGCTCGGGGCACCGGTTTGGGAATTATTGGTGCAAACGGCAGCGGCAAGTCGACTTTGGTGCGCACGATCCTGGGACACCTTCCCCCGATTGAAGGCACCGTCGAATTCCAAGGGCTTCCGGTGGATGACAGCTCGGCACATTTTCGACGTACAGTCGCAGTACAAGTCACCGACGGCGCGTTCTTTGAAGAACTCACAGTGCGCGAACACCTCGAAATGGTGGCCCGCGGACATGGTGTTGCCGAATGGGGCCAAGCGGTCCAAAACGAACTCGACTTTTTCGAATTTTCTACCGTATCCGACCACCTGCCCAATGAGTTGTCCTCTGGTCAACGACGCAAGGTATTGCTGGCGGCCTGCCTGATCAGACCAGCAGAACTGGTGATTTTAGACGAACCGGAACAGCGTCTGGACCTGCGTATCAGGAATAAGCTGTATCAGCGGCTCGCTGCCATCCGCGCAAACGGGACAAGCGTTTTTGCAGTCACCCACGATCCGCTGATGCTGCGAAGCTGCATGGAGCAGGTGCTACTTCTGGATGAAGATGAGGGCCAGCTACTTGATCCGGACTCTGGAGCGCAGTGGCTTGAACGCTGA
- a CDS encoding DUF6297 family protein, which yields MNAEKDMPQLIEFNPKELLARARSRRNFSERFDSFSDAYIWVLSALVALAYLFSALFGVLFVLLGEGVPHQELPTAVWGMRDLSLVLLVLAALAIFRVMLFIGPCGLSAAKAHWWLPLPIRLRNIRRSTWRNAVLAGLFASSFLGALWLIIMLGLAGSLQLPVAGLALGSFAVMGIGIANVATVIQSLNMHATARRISGWAMSTIALVLVVLWLLMMGKAQWAQALVEELSSATLNQQVWLNVLLVLVVLCVASSYWAYRQFEQITGQALRAAGQQQQFAMGTLMQLDSRGLAAPAQTAIHRRRAHGARLTAKLPVAWRILILRLLRGGRWQATALCLTLMLLLAAAVQQIANPLSAAAFYLLLCVVLPLSISRIVAPLLGEQQLTQMLGLSESQLARAATCFALLFAATALVFLTGGLGILDMIQIVHPWQWGAALSIASLGCAAASSAHAQRGERDWGTLLGSASNEMTIATVLFLEAVTYIRVAATFSPLVVLVLNPAATISWVLWACALLLGGSALLQIFRKN from the coding sequence TTGAACGCTGAGAAGGACATGCCCCAGCTCATTGAATTCAACCCCAAGGAACTGCTCGCTCGGGCTAGGAGCCGAAGGAATTTCTCCGAACGCTTCGACAGCTTTTCCGACGCCTATATCTGGGTGCTCAGCGCGCTGGTTGCTCTCGCATATCTATTCAGTGCACTCTTTGGTGTCTTGTTCGTGCTTCTGGGCGAAGGGGTGCCGCACCAAGAACTGCCGACGGCTGTTTGGGGCATGCGGGATCTGTCGCTGGTGCTCTTAGTTCTTGCGGCCTTGGCGATATTCAGGGTCATGCTCTTCATCGGGCCATGCGGGCTCAGCGCCGCTAAAGCCCACTGGTGGTTGCCTTTGCCGATTAGGCTGCGAAACATCCGCAGGTCAACATGGCGCAACGCGGTGCTCGCAGGGCTTTTTGCCAGCAGTTTTCTCGGAGCACTGTGGCTGATCATCATGTTGGGTTTGGCCGGTTCTCTTCAATTGCCAGTAGCGGGCTTGGCGCTGGGTAGCTTTGCGGTGATGGGAATTGGCATTGCCAATGTGGCTACCGTGATTCAAAGCCTGAATATGCACGCTACGGCTCGACGAATCAGCGGTTGGGCGATGTCCACTATTGCGCTGGTCTTGGTCGTGTTGTGGCTGCTGATGATGGGAAAGGCTCAATGGGCGCAGGCACTGGTCGAAGAACTATCGTCCGCGACCTTGAATCAGCAAGTTTGGCTCAACGTGCTTCTGGTCCTTGTAGTGCTCTGTGTTGCGAGCAGCTACTGGGCCTATCGCCAATTTGAGCAGATCACAGGCCAAGCGTTGCGCGCTGCCGGCCAGCAGCAGCAATTCGCCATGGGCACCTTGATGCAGTTAGATTCCCGAGGCCTAGCTGCGCCGGCGCAAACTGCGATTCATCGACGACGTGCACACGGAGCAAGGCTCACGGCCAAACTGCCGGTCGCCTGGCGCATCCTTATACTGCGGTTGCTGCGCGGCGGCCGGTGGCAAGCGACGGCGCTTTGCCTGACTCTGATGCTGCTCCTGGCCGCTGCGGTCCAGCAAATCGCCAACCCGCTCAGCGCCGCGGCTTTCTACTTGCTTTTGTGCGTGGTGCTGCCGCTGAGCATTTCCCGGATTGTTGCACCGCTTTTGGGCGAACAGCAGCTAACCCAGATGCTAGGACTCTCTGAATCGCAACTCGCGCGAGCAGCGACCTGTTTTGCGCTCCTCTTCGCAGCAACAGCACTTGTCTTCCTCACCGGCGGACTGGGAATTCTGGACATGATCCAGATAGTCCATCCCTGGCAATGGGGTGCCGCGCTTTCTATTGCATCCTTGGGCTGTGCAGCAGCGAGCAGCGCACATGCCCAGCGTGGAGAACGCGATTGGGGAACATTGCTTGGCTCAGCATCCAACGAGATGACGATTGCCACCGTACTTTTCTTGGAAGCGGTGACCTACATCCGAGTGGCCGCTACGTTCTCGCCGCTCGTCGTTCTGGTTTTGAATCCGGCGGCAACGATCTCATGGGTGTTGTGGGCCTGCGCGCTGCTCTTGGGCGGAAGCGCACTGCTTCAGATATTCCGAAAGAACTGA
- a CDS encoding GNAT family N-acetyltransferase → MTVSISIFKPAELPQQLFYAVLKLRADVFIVEQQSCYPDIDGHDLDEDTVHLCALEDGKVLCTVRIMEIGSPSPRIGRVATASSARGRGLAGELMKQAVGLCQPHAQIQLSAQTQLESWYGKFGFQRSGADYDDDGIMHLPMIRDGGKAAL, encoded by the coding sequence ATGACCGTCTCGATTTCCATATTCAAACCCGCCGAGCTGCCGCAACAGCTGTTCTATGCCGTGCTGAAATTACGTGCCGATGTCTTCATTGTGGAACAGCAGTCCTGCTATCCGGACATCGACGGGCATGATCTAGATGAGGACACGGTCCACCTGTGCGCGTTGGAAGACGGAAAAGTGCTGTGCACGGTACGGATCATGGAAATCGGCAGCCCGAGTCCGCGGATTGGGCGAGTTGCCACAGCCAGCAGTGCCAGAGGGCGTGGGCTAGCCGGAGAATTGATGAAACAAGCGGTAGGGCTCTGCCAGCCCCACGCTCAAATCCAGCTCAGCGCACAGACCCAGCTCGAAAGCTGGTACGGGAAATTTGGGTTCCAGCGCTCCGGAGCCGACTATGACGATGACGGGATCATGCATCTGCCGATGATTCGCGACGGCGGAAAAGCCGCGCTCTAA
- the tgt gene encoding tRNA guanosine(34) transglycosylase Tgt has protein sequence MPEKNFDPSAPHARQDEFGFEVGTRLTATDGSPMLGRTGVIRTPHGEIKTPAFIAVGTKATVKAVTPVQVEQLGAQAVLSNAYHLYLQPGADILDEAGGLGKFMGWRGPTFTDSGGFQVMSLGSGFKKVIDMKSVDQSGPDDAVAPGKERLANVDEDGVWFKSHLDGNKHRFSPEISMGVQHQIGADVMFAFDELTTLQNSRGYQVESLERTRRWAERCIAEHFSLTDSRVGKDYQALFGVIQGAQYEDLRRKACQDLGAMAFDGFGIGGALEKENLGTIVGWCSEELPENKPRHLLGISEPDDIFTAIENGADTFDCVSPTRVARNSAFYTPWGRFNLSGARYKRDFTPLVEGCPCYACENFSRAYIHHLYKAKELLSHTLISIHNEHFTVSLVESARQAIEDGTFFELKDKVLSSYYAGTPDPQGKPATA, from the coding sequence GTGCCTGAAAAGAACTTTGACCCCAGTGCCCCGCATGCCCGCCAGGATGAATTCGGTTTTGAAGTAGGAACCCGCCTCACCGCTACCGACGGTTCACCAATGCTAGGACGCACTGGCGTTATCCGAACTCCTCACGGAGAGATCAAGACTCCTGCGTTCATCGCCGTTGGCACCAAAGCAACGGTGAAGGCTGTCACCCCAGTGCAGGTAGAGCAGCTCGGTGCCCAAGCGGTACTTTCCAATGCTTATCACCTGTACCTTCAGCCAGGCGCCGATATCCTCGATGAGGCTGGTGGCTTGGGCAAGTTCATGGGCTGGCGGGGCCCTACCTTCACCGATTCCGGCGGATTCCAGGTCATGAGCTTGGGTTCGGGATTCAAGAAGGTCATCGACATGAAATCGGTTGACCAGTCCGGCCCCGATGATGCAGTTGCTCCGGGCAAGGAGCGTCTGGCTAACGTGGATGAAGACGGCGTTTGGTTCAAGTCCCATCTCGATGGCAACAAGCACCGTTTCTCCCCCGAAATCTCCATGGGCGTGCAGCACCAGATTGGCGCGGACGTCATGTTCGCCTTTGACGAGCTGACCACCTTGCAGAACTCGCGCGGCTACCAGGTCGAGTCCCTTGAACGTACTCGCCGTTGGGCTGAGCGGTGCATTGCCGAGCATTTCTCGCTGACTGATTCGCGCGTAGGCAAGGACTACCAGGCACTGTTCGGCGTCATCCAGGGTGCCCAGTATGAAGATCTGCGCCGCAAGGCCTGCCAGGATCTTGGTGCCATGGCGTTTGACGGTTTCGGTATTGGCGGTGCACTGGAAAAGGAAAATCTGGGCACCATCGTCGGCTGGTGCTCCGAGGAGTTGCCTGAGAACAAGCCACGTCACCTGCTAGGCATTTCCGAGCCAGACGATATCTTCACCGCAATTGAGAATGGCGCAGATACCTTTGACTGCGTTTCGCCTACCCGCGTGGCACGCAATTCGGCGTTCTACACCCCATGGGGCCGTTTCAACCTTTCTGGTGCACGCTACAAGCGCGACTTCACCCCGCTGGTGGAAGGTTGCCCGTGCTATGCCTGCGAGAACTTCAGCCGTGCCTACATTCACCACTTGTACAAGGCCAAAGAATTGCTCAGCCACACCCTGATCTCAATTCACAACGAACATTTCACTGTTTCGCTGGTTGAGTCGGCACGTCAGGCGATCGAAGACGGTACGTTCTTCGAGCTCAAGGACAAGGTGCTTTCCAGCTACTACGCTGGCACGCCAGATCCACAGGGCAAGCCGGCAACCGCATAA